A window of the Dickeya dianthicola NCPPB 453 genome harbors these coding sequences:
- the nudC gene encoding NAD(+) diphosphatase, with protein MEVTLKGEESGWWVVYHHHQIWLPQGELPQGTAAQWQLQRQSARQIGEWQGEPVWLVLQDKTSDMGSVRQLLGQDAGLFQLAGRAVQLAEFYRSHRFCGYCGHEMSVSTTELACLCPHCKERYYPQIAPCVIVAIRRHDKILLAQHLRHKGNMYTTLAGFVEVGETLEQAVAREVMEESNIRVRNLRYVSSQPWPFPHSLMMAFMADYDGGEVKADPSELRDADWFRYDRLPELPPPGTVARRLIEDTVVLCREADR; from the coding sequence ATGGAAGTGACGCTGAAGGGTGAAGAAAGCGGATGGTGGGTAGTGTATCACCACCATCAGATCTGGCTGCCTCAGGGCGAGTTACCGCAGGGAACGGCGGCGCAGTGGCAGTTGCAGCGGCAGTCCGCCCGCCAGATTGGCGAGTGGCAGGGAGAACCGGTATGGCTGGTGCTGCAGGATAAGACGAGCGACATGGGCTCGGTGCGTCAACTGCTGGGGCAGGATGCCGGGCTGTTCCAGTTGGCGGGTCGTGCGGTGCAACTGGCGGAATTCTACCGTTCGCACCGATTTTGCGGTTACTGCGGCCATGAAATGTCGGTCAGCACCACTGAATTAGCCTGCCTGTGCCCGCACTGTAAAGAGCGTTACTACCCGCAGATAGCCCCCTGCGTGATTGTGGCGATTCGCCGCCACGACAAGATTCTGCTGGCGCAGCACCTGCGCCACAAAGGCAACATGTACACAACGCTGGCCGGTTTTGTGGAAGTGGGGGAAACCCTGGAACAGGCGGTGGCGCGGGAAGTGATGGAAGAGAGCAATATCCGCGTCAGGAACCTGCGTTACGTCAGTTCCCAGCCCTGGCCGTTCCCGCATTCGCTGATGATGGCGTTCATGGCCGACTACGACGGGGGCGAGGTGAAAGCTGACCCGTCCGAACTGCGGGATGCCGACTGGTTCCGTTATGATCGCTTGCCGGAATTGCCGCCGCCGGGTACGGTAGCCCGACGTCTGATTGAAGACACGGTAGTACTGTGCCGCGAAGCCGATCGCTGA
- the thiC gene encoding phosphomethylpyrimidine synthase ThiC, with amino-acid sequence MSTEPKQSTAQNVSGEKTASGRREQRAAAQQFIDTLRGSTFPNSQRIYLTGSQPDIRVPMREIQLSPTLVGGNRDNPRYEANEAIPVYDTAGPYGDPAVTPDVHRGLSKLRAGWIAERDDTEALSRVSSSFTQQRLADIGLDHLRFEHLPQPKRAKAGRRVTQLYYARQGIITPEMEFIAIRENMGRERVRGEVLRQQHPGHGFGALLPDNITPEFVRQEVAAGRAIIPANINHPESEPMVIGRNFLVKVNANIGNSAVTSSIEEEVEKLVWATRWGADTVMDLSTGRYIHETREWILRNSPVPIGTVPIYQALEKVNGIAENLTWERFRDTLLEQAEQGVDYFTIHAGVLLRYVPMTAKRLTGIVSRGGSIMAKWCLSHHQENFLYQHFREICEICAAYDVALSLGDGLRPGSIQDANDEAQFAELHTLGELTKIAWEYDVQVMIEGPGHVPMQMIRRNMTEELEHCHEAPFYTLGPLTTDIAPGYDHFTSGIGAAMIGWFGCAMLCYVTPKEHLGLPNKNDVKQGLIAYKIAAHAADLAKGHPGAQIRDNAMSKARFEFRWEDQFNLALDPETARAYHDETLPQESGKVAHFCSMCGPKFCSMKITQEVRDYAARQEAQAQAADAGMAQMSAEFRARGSELYHTATSLPQEER; translated from the coding sequence ATGTCTACAGAACCAAAGCAGTCTACAGCGCAGAATGTTTCCGGAGAAAAGACCGCCTCCGGTCGCCGCGAACAACGCGCCGCCGCCCAGCAGTTTATCGACACGCTACGCGGGTCAACCTTCCCCAACTCGCAGCGCATTTATCTGACCGGCTCGCAGCCGGACATCCGCGTGCCGATGCGGGAAATCCAGTTGAGCCCGACGCTGGTAGGCGGCAATCGCGACAACCCGCGCTATGAAGCCAACGAAGCGATACCGGTTTATGATACCGCCGGACCCTATGGCGACCCTGCCGTCACCCCGGACGTACACCGCGGGCTCAGTAAACTGCGCGCCGGCTGGATTGCCGAACGCGACGACACGGAAGCCTTATCGCGCGTCAGCTCCAGCTTTACCCAACAACGGCTGGCGGATATCGGCCTCGACCACCTGCGTTTTGAACATCTGCCGCAGCCTAAGCGCGCCAAAGCCGGTCGCCGCGTCACCCAGTTGTACTACGCCCGTCAGGGCATTATCACGCCGGAGATGGAATTCATCGCCATCCGCGAAAACATGGGGCGCGAACGCGTGCGTGGCGAGGTGCTGCGCCAGCAGCATCCGGGTCACGGTTTCGGCGCGTTGCTGCCGGACAACATCACGCCGGAATTCGTGCGTCAGGAAGTGGCCGCCGGGCGCGCCATCATCCCCGCCAACATCAATCACCCGGAATCGGAACCGATGGTAATCGGCCGTAACTTTCTGGTGAAGGTCAACGCCAATATCGGCAACTCCGCCGTGACCTCCTCCATTGAGGAAGAAGTCGAGAAACTGGTGTGGGCCACGCGCTGGGGGGCAGACACCGTGATGGACCTGTCCACCGGGCGTTATATCCATGAAACCCGCGAATGGATCCTGCGCAACAGCCCGGTGCCGATCGGCACGGTGCCTATCTATCAGGCGCTGGAAAAGGTCAACGGCATCGCGGAAAACCTGACCTGGGAACGGTTCCGCGACACCTTGCTGGAACAGGCGGAACAAGGGGTCGATTACTTCACCATCCATGCCGGCGTGCTGCTGCGCTACGTGCCGATGACCGCCAAACGTCTGACCGGCATTGTGTCGCGCGGCGGCTCCATCATGGCGAAATGGTGCCTGTCGCACCATCAGGAAAACTTCCTGTACCAACATTTCCGTGAAATCTGCGAAATCTGTGCCGCCTATGACGTCGCCTTGTCGCTCGGCGATGGCCTGCGCCCCGGCTCGATTCAGGATGCCAACGACGAAGCGCAGTTCGCCGAACTGCACACGCTGGGCGAACTGACCAAAATCGCCTGGGAATACGATGTACAGGTGATGATCGAAGGCCCCGGCCATGTGCCGATGCAGATGATCCGCCGCAACATGACCGAAGAGCTGGAACACTGCCACGAAGCGCCGTTCTACACGTTAGGCCCGCTCACCACCGACATCGCGCCCGGCTACGACCACTTCACCTCCGGCATCGGCGCGGCGATGATCGGTTGGTTCGGCTGCGCCATGCTGTGCTACGTCACCCCGAAAGAGCATCTGGGCCTGCCGAACAAGAACGACGTCAAACAGGGGCTGATCGCCTACAAGATAGCCGCCCACGCCGCCGACCTGGCGAAAGGCCACCCCGGCGCGCAGATCCGCGACAACGCGATGTCCAAAGCGCGCTTTGAATTCCGCTGGGAGGACCAATTTAATCTGGCGCTGGACCCGGAAACCGCCCGCGCCTACCACGATGAAACCCTGCCGCAGGAATCCGGTAAAGTGGCGCATTTCTGCTCAATGTGCGGGCCGAAATTCTGCTCGATGAAAATAACGCAGGAAGTGCGCGACTACGCCGCCCGTCAGGAAGCGCAGGCACAAGCGGCGGACGCCGGTATGGCGCAGATGTCCGCCGAATTCCGCGCCCGCGGTAGCGAGTTGTACCACACCGCCACCAGCCTGCCGCAGGAGGAACGCTGA
- a CDS encoding Rsd/AlgQ family anti-sigma factor, protein MLKQLQRLTENVGGNYILIDQWLLARKHLLLAYYHLLSIQTGKIPEARTLDEFCHHLVDYLSVGHFHVYERMLQENTMRNDRKLTQASHFDVALRSNTQQIMDIYDSHLAFFIEPVDSQEFRRTLSGVGEALAMRFTLEDSLIRLMLDPG, encoded by the coding sequence ATGCTGAAACAGTTACAACGTCTGACGGAGAACGTTGGCGGCAATTACATCTTGATCGATCAGTGGTTGCTGGCCCGTAAACATCTCTTGCTGGCCTACTACCACCTGCTCAGTATTCAGACAGGGAAAATACCGGAAGCACGGACGCTGGATGAATTTTGCCATCATCTGGTTGACTATCTGTCCGTCGGTCATTTCCATGTTTATGAGCGCATGTTGCAGGAAAACACCATGCGCAACGACAGAAAGCTGACGCAGGCGTCGCACTTTGACGTCGCGCTGCGCAGCAACACCCAGCAAATTATGGATATTTACGACAGCCATCTGGCGTTTTTCATCGAGCCCGTCGACAGCCAGGAATTCCGCCGGACATTATCCGGCGTGGGTGAAGCATTGGCAATGCGCTTCACCCTGGAAGACAGCCTGATCCGGCTGATGTTAGATCCCGGCTGA
- the thiE gene encoding thiamine phosphate synthase, translating to MNRAFPTTDAQLGLYPVVDSVEWIERLLGAGVHTIQLRIKDQPADQAEPDIIRAIALGRRYQARLFINDYWQLAVKHQAYGVHLGQEDLDTADLGAIHAAGLRLGVSTHDTAELARAVAISPSYIALGHIFPTQTKAMPSTPQGLAALTRQVQQLAGRFPTVAIGGISIDRAPAVLETGVGGIAVVSDITQAADWRAATATLLRLIEGREA from the coding sequence ATGAACCGTGCGTTTCCCACCACCGATGCACAGCTGGGGCTCTATCCGGTGGTCGATAGCGTGGAGTGGATCGAACGCTTGCTCGGAGCGGGCGTCCATACCATCCAGCTACGCATTAAGGACCAGCCGGCAGACCAGGCCGAGCCTGACATCATCCGGGCTATCGCGCTTGGCCGCCGCTATCAGGCCCGGCTGTTCATCAACGACTACTGGCAACTGGCGGTGAAACATCAGGCGTACGGCGTACATCTGGGGCAGGAGGATCTCGATACTGCCGATCTGGGCGCGATTCACGCCGCCGGTCTGCGTCTGGGCGTCTCTACCCATGACACCGCCGAACTGGCGCGCGCCGTCGCCATCTCGCCGTCTTATATCGCGCTGGGCCATATCTTTCCCACCCAAACCAAAGCGATGCCGTCCACACCACAGGGGCTGGCTGCGCTGACGCGTCAGGTGCAGCAACTGGCCGGGCGCTTTCCCACCGTCGCCATCGGCGGCATCAGCATTGACCGGGCGCCGGCGGTGCTGGAAACCGGCGTCGGCGGCATTGCCGTGGTCAGCGACATCACGCAAGCGGCGGACTGGCGCGCCGCCACCGCGACGCTACTGCGCTTAATTGAAGGGCGGGAGGCGTAA